The Microcebus murinus isolate Inina chromosome 1, M.murinus_Inina_mat1.0, whole genome shotgun sequence genome includes a region encoding these proteins:
- the NCK1 gene encoding SH2/SH3 adapter protein NCK1 isoform X2, giving the protein MDWVWEVSVLQNRPGSSLKIIPSCVNKLAKENTEFLLKMDWLNVFKDFFSIGKVKRKPSVPDSASPADDSFVDPGERLYDLNMPAYVKFNYMAEREDELSLIKGTKVIVMEKCSDGWWRGSYNGQVGWFPSNYVTEEGDSPLGDHVGSLSEKLAAVVNNLNTGQVLHVVQALYPFSSSNDEELNFEKGDVMDVIEKPENDPEWWKCRKINGMVGLVPKNYVTIMQNNPLTSSMEPSPPQCDYIRPSLTGKFAGNPWYYGKVTRHQAEMALNERGHEGDFLIRDSESSPNDFSVSLKAQGKNKHFKVQLKETVYCIGQRKFSTMEELVEHYKKAPIFTSEQGEKLYLVKHLS; this is encoded by the exons ATGGATTGGGTGTGGGAAGTTTCAGTGTTGCAGAACAGACCCGGAAGCTCACTGAAAATTATCCCGAGCTGTGTTAACAAACTGGCAAAAGAGAACAcggaatttttattgaaaatggaTTGGTTAAACGTCTTTAAGGATTTTTTCA GTattggaaaggtgaaaagaaAACCTAGTGTACCAGATTCTGCATCTCCAGCTGATGATAGTTTTGTTGACCCAGGGGAACGTCTCTATGACCTCAACATGCCTGCTTATGTGAAATTTAACTACATGGCTGAGAGGGAGGATGAATTATCATTGATAAAAGGGACGAAGGTGATCGTCATGGAGAAATGCAGTGATGGGTGGTGGCGGGGTAGCTACAATGGACAAGTTGGGTGGTTCCCTTCAAACTATGTAACTGAAGAAGGTGACAGTCCTTTGGGTGACCATGTGGGTTCTCTGTCGGAGAAATTAGCAGCAGTTGTCAATAACCTAAATACTGGGCAAGTGTTGCATGTGGTACAGGCTCTTTACCCATTCAGCTCATCCAATGATGAAGAACTTAATTTTGAGAAAGGAGATGTAATGGATGTTATTGAAAAACCTGAAAATGACCCAGAGTGGTGGAAATGCAGGAAGATCAATGGAATGGTTGGTCTGGTGCCAAAAAACTATGTTACCATTATGCAGAATAATCCATTAACCTCAAGTATGGAACCATCACCTCCACAGTGTGATTACATTAGGCCATCACTCACTGGGAAgtttgctggcaatccttggtatTATGGCAAAGTCACCAGGCATCAAGCAGAAATGGCATTAAATGAAAGAGGGCATGAGGGGGATTTCCTCATTCGTGATAGTGAATCTTCG ccaAACGATTTCTCAGTATCACTAAAAGCACAAGGGAAAAACAAGCATTTTAAAGTCCAGCTAAAAGAGACTGTCTACTGCATTGGGCAGCGTAAATTCAGCACCATGGAAGAACTTGTAGAACATTACAAAAAGGCACCAATATTTACAAGTGaacaaggagaaaaattatatctTGTCAAGCATTTGTCATGA